Below is a window of Vanacampus margaritifer isolate UIUO_Vmar chromosome 11, RoL_Vmar_1.0, whole genome shotgun sequence DNA.
GATGTAGCAATTATATTGGAGTTATTAAAAACTGCCATGctgtttttctgttgtttttttttcttgtgcagTATAAAACCAGTAAGGAGGGAAGCACCATGGGGATCACAGTGATCCATTCAGCCATGCTCGCTCACTGTCACGCTCTCACACAAGCCTGCGGCTACACTGAAGGTGAGTGATGACATCACCATATCTCCTTATTGATTTGTCAATTGCATTAGAATAGATCAATCGCTATGATGTGTTTGCGTCAGGTCTGGATGAGGTCTTTTACCAAAGTTAGAATATAAGGCACCTTCTCGTCTGCTGTGCTTGTCCCAGTTTTGCTCTAAATAACTCTTTTCAGGTCAAGTACCTCTgcagcttttattatttattatgaaatGTGTCTTTGTTGATGTAAAGCTTGTACAATGTCCTTTTGTGACTGACAGCTGAGACCATAACCAACGTGCTGGACTTCAAGAGAGAAGCCGGTTTATGGCATGGGGTTCTCACTGTGAGTGGTAATATTCAGATTCCCAACTTACTAAATCacactttttaaacaaattgtaAACGTATTTGAACACACAATAATTAGCAGAGAtgaaatgtatataaaatactGAATAAATGTAATTGGATTTTAAAAACGAACTGATCTCATTGAAACATGTAAACACAAACCTATatgaaaacaaggaaaaaatgcAAGCATATGAATTAAGAATCAGAATGCATGGCTGCTATTATTACTGATCATTTGTTCTATTTCAAATGTCTTAATTCTAAGCTTATTTACAGTTACATGATGCACGTGATGCCTGATTATTTCCTTGCTTACCTTCTCATTGCAGAGCGTTATGAATCGGATGCATGTGATCAGCATTCCTTACTCCTTAATGAAAGTCAACCCCCTCTCGTGGATACAGAAGGTTCACACATACAAAGGTGAGGGTCTgcctgtgtgagtgtgtgagccatcttagttagttagtttcaTTATTATGACAACCAGAATGAGAATCTCTTAAAAGCGGAGCCCATGGTTGGGTACTTACTTTTAAAAccttaactattttttttaaccagaacTGACATGTTTGAATAGGAATACGAAGAAGTCTGTTGACAGTAATaagtaaacacattttcaaatttagaaatgtagttaatgtaaaaaaaaaaagtacagtacgacatttcattttaactagCTGAAAAGGAACATGGTGTTTATCACAACTCCGCACCGTCAGTCAGGTATGATTATGTCTGTAGTGAGATGTGTCCAACTTGTGTTTGGGTGTCCGCTGACCAGCTGGTGTGGCCGTGGTGAAGTCGAGGGACATGCACTGGTCTCTGCTGGCTCAAAGAGATCAGCGAGACATCAGCTTGAGCTCGCTGCGCATGCTGATTGTAGCCGACGGAGCCAACCCATGTGAGTCCACGTGCGAAAAATTGAACAGTgcacaaaatcccccatttgtCATCAGATTAGTACTGTACATCCTGACTCAATGCGTTGGTGTTTCTCTGTTTTCTACTCTTGGTGTGTGTTGTAAACAATACCATACGGCAGGGTCAATATCGTCCTGCGATGCCTTCCTCAACGTGTTCCAGACACGTGGGCTGCGACCTGAGGTGATCTGTCCATGTGCCAGCTCTTCAGAAGCCATGACTGTCGCCATCCGCAGGTGAGATGACGTTactgcagtttttttgttttgttaacgaGGAATATTCTTTTGGATATGTTGCAGAAGAGTCAGACTCACTCGTAAAAATGCACATTATAGCGagatcatataaaaaaaactgttttttaaaaataatttctccCTTCAacatgctttaaacacatttaaaattattaaaacacaTGTTTAAAACACAGTATTTGAACACCAAAAATTGCAAGCATTAAATGCATAGAAAATACTGTACGTAGTGTCTGTATTTCAGATGCATTAAAGCGTGATCCCCTTAATTGAGTGAATATGACTTTGTCCTTTAGACCTCCAGAGATGGGCGTCCCTTCACCGGGCAAGGCGGTGCTGTCTATGGCTGGGCTGAGCCACAGTGTGATCCGTGTGGACACCGAAGAGAAGCTCTCTGTCCTCACCGTGCAGGATGTGGGACAGGTCATGCCTGGAGGTACCGTATACTCAGTCGCATGTTATACCATCAATTTATACGCGCAGCACATGAAAAATATCCTGATGTTTGATTAAATGGCATTTTGTAGCTTTGGTGTGTGTGGTGCGAGCGGAGGGGACGCCGTACCTCTGTCAGACAGATGAGGTGGGAGAAATCTGCGTGAGCTCGAGATGCACGGGTGCGGCTTATTACGGCCTCCAGGGAATGACCAAGAACATATTCGAGGTTAGTGTTTGTAATTATGCCCAAAAAAGGCATTTCTACATCACCCCAAAATACGATGAACAATATCACACCATTaggagcaataaaaaaaaaagtagtaaacagcagcttttttttccaattgaaaCAGATCATAAACTGCTATATTGGACAGCTTTAGCACCATAAAGCTATTGTTTTAATTGCCATTATTTAATAGTGTTCATATATAGAAGCAGATCTACTCGTCACGTCCCCGGGCGACGTAATAATGGTGTTGAAGTTCCTATGAGTAGTCTAGGAAATAAACTGCATGTTTCCTGATGATTTCATTAAAGGTAAAGCAACGCATTATTTGACACTAAAGTCATACCTTCATTGTCAATCATCTGCTTAAAACACTTAAGTTAGCAATCCAGAAAGTTGTCTTTTGGTTTATTAAacaaagtcagaaaatttaaattaatttgatttaatctCATTTTGTGCCAAATTCAATACTTAATGCGACCTTCAAAGGTGACACTTTAGTAGCTCAAGACTGATGATGTGTTTTGAGAGAGAAAAGGGCATTGTCTTATGCTGTGTTATAAGCAATACTTTTTTATGGTTACTGTAAATTGCAAAAGTATAtgtaatatgtatattttattaaaactcTACTACGTTTTTCCTTATCATTGGCTAATTATTGTGTCTCCCGCTATTAATTGTCACATTTTATCGCAGACCACCCCAGTCACGTCGACTGGAATTCCAGTCAGTGACAAAACCTTCACCCGGACCTCTTTGCTGGGTTTTGTGGGACCAGTAAGTTCTCTCTACCACACAATTAATCCAATGCTTTTAAACCATCATGTTTTCATGTGTATATCTTTTATACGTCGCTGCAATGCTATGattttaattcaacaaaagtcCCAATTTTGTTGCGACTGTCAGATTTTCCATTACAAACATGCACccatattgattaaaaaacaattctaaaaGTGTCTCAATTGAGCCTCTAAAAGTCTTAGATTTACATCTTGATTGCAGAAAGCCTCTTTAATGGTTCAGATGACCTAAATAACACCTTTAATTGAATTGGGCAGCGCTGACAGCACATTCTTCGCTTTGTTGTGCTCCTGAAAATTTCTGAGATGGAATATGCAAATAACTCAGGAAAATTAATGAGGTGTTTGGCCTTTTCCAAGTCAGTGAAGCCAAGAATCAGAATTTGTGCAGCTCACTGACATCTGTCGCATTGATTTGGGGCCAGGCCTCAGTGTGTCTCAGATTTACTCTATATGTAATATGGCAGTCTCAAGTCTAAAATACATCGAGTTGTGGTCAGAAGTTTCCACGATCATTTATTTGAAGCTGTCTTTTTGATGAGCATTTGTAAACGTCTTTGTAGTCAAGTAGATTCCGACCTGGTGGTGAGTTTCAGTCCCTCAGCTAAGGCGAGGTGGTAATGACTTGGGCTCACGGTTCAAGTCCCACTGCGAGGCCATATTGGCAAGTAGTAGCTGTAGAGAGGCTAGTCTGCTTCCTGGCTACTTCCTAGGTGCTCTTGAACAAGGCACACGAACCCGAACTCAAAATGTGCAGAAATGTTTGCACGCATTCACACTCTGACATGTTTCATGGTTCTCTGTTTGGTAtgtaacaaaaatatacagaaGAGTGTAagttaaatttccacttttaagTATTATAATTGGAAAATTCAAAAAGTTGGCCTTGGTTAGCACTTTCCCCTGTTGATTTAAATAAGGATACATTTCTTATTATTGCACTCCATTTTCCTTATGTAATGATAGGAACTCCTCTAATGCAGCATTTTTAAACCATATTTAACTGTTTATACTTTCGCtgtagttaaaggggaagtcaaccttaaacatttcctgacaataaaatgtgacctcactagtctaaacacgacattctgattaatattacatttgtgaaatatgagttatgaatcaaaatccagctgtttatATCCacatcagggggcggccattttgccacttgctattgaTTGAAGATGCCATCACAGTCTcttagggctcaggcaatgaccaatcacagctcacctgttttctgaagctgagctgtgattggttgttacctgagaaactgcgatgtcattttcacgcgacagcaggtggcaaaatggccgccttctgatattgataaaaactgctggattttgctgcttaactcatattccactaacgcaatattaaccatatTTCGACTAATGGatctgcatagaacatattattgccaagaagtttttttggggggggggggggttgacttcccctttaaaattgtCAGCATGCATTTTTCAATATATTGATTTTGTGCTCTTGAGGTAGACACAGGCGAGTTTCAGGGACGTCAAGTTAGCATTGACGGGTTATATCCGAACTGTGCGTTTTCACTGCATTAGCAGATATCCTTTAACATACCAGATTTTATTCCACATTAAGATGAGCTCTAAATCTGATttaaagatagaaaaaaaaatgtgaatagtgTCACTTGAAACAGAAAGTGAATCCAGCCTCATGACTACGATAAATGGCGCCAAACCTTGTGTTCTCCCACCAGGACAGCCTTGTGTTCGTTGTagggaaaatggatggattgatggtgGTGAGTGGGCGGAGGCACAATGCTGACGACGTGGTTGCCACGGCTCTTGCGGTGGAGCCGATGAAGTTTGTTTACAGGGGAAGGTTAGAAGACACAATTTCCCAGTCAGTCCTGCCAGCCAcagcattaggtacacttgcacaatctaaGGAGCTCTAATATGCTCGTGTTAATCACTGTATTCATGTATTATTAAAGGTACAGTTTCATCATGCATTATTAAGGACAGTACACATTGAGTTAGTATTGGTAGAGTTGTGCATTTTGTAAAATTTTATATGAAACTTTGGTCTGTCGAACAAATTGTTAAAATCGCACAACAGATTGTGTTCAATAATTCATACTTCTTCCCTCTTATGGAGCAAAACAAGGTAGAATATTGAATAAAGTCGGATCTCGTCAGATTGTGCAAGTGTCACAATTACTGTGGCAGGTGAGTTTTAAAATCCCCAGATTGTGTTTATGAGAGTTGATTTGCCTGGTGCACTGCAGGATAGCTGTGTTTTCTGTGTCGGTGCTGCACGATGAGAGGATTGTCGTGGTGGCGGAGCAGAGACCGGATGCCTCTGAGGAAGACAGCTTCCAGTGGATGAGTCGCGTCCTTCAGGTGCTGACTCTGCTCCTTTTATTCTTTGGGCAACATTGCGGCAGACGATCAATGccgctttatttatttactatttattagGTTAGACAATGTTGTGTGTACTTTGCTGTAAATTCTTTAGCATACCACTTCAAGTGTATTGGTCTTTATTTCAAATGGCAAATTGATGTGTAATTTACAATTTGCGCAATATCTAATACAAGAGCTCTATCCAAAAATTCGTAAATTATAATACAAGCATTATACCTGTAAtgctttattttgattaaactgTCAAGAGAGGTGTtaattaaacaatgtttattattgtgtttgtagtTTGTCATTCTCATTGACATTTTGGTAACCAATAAGTTCCAcgagtgaataaaaaaaatgttagaaacAGCTCTCAGGATGAGGCAATGCTGTTGTAACCCACTGCACATTAATTACAGTCAGTCCCCCTGCAGTGGATATCACTCATTATAACAATGCAAGCGTTAATAGCCGTActgtatatgaaaataaatgcaaaaacacTTCTCCTGTCTTTCTTCCAGGCCATAGACAGCATCCACCAAGTGGGTGTGTACTGTTTGGCCCTGGTGCCTGCCAACACTCTTCCCAAAGCTCCCCTGGGTGGCATCCACATATCAGAGACCAAACAGCGCTTCCTGGAGGGCGCCTTGCATCCTTGCAACGTCCTAATGTGCCCTCACACGTGCGTCACCAACCTACCCAAGCCGAGGCAAAAGCAGCCGGGTATAGAGCCGCCAAACATGCCTGCTGGAGGAAGACAGTTTGTCTGTTTGGACAGAGTGATGgatgtgtgtgggtgtgcgtgtgcgtgtgctgcACAGAGGTCGGCCCCGCTTCTATGATCGTAGGAAACCTGGTGGCAGGCAAGAGGATAGCGCAGGCCTGCGGGAGAGACGTGACCCAGTTGGAAGACAACGAGCAGGTACTCACCAGGCGAAAAAGTTTTTGCTTTCATGGAATTTTTGCTTACCAGGCAGTTTTTGTGTACGAGCATTAATTTTCGTTTTAAGAAATATTGCCTAATTTTCCTcctatttttgctttaattacgTTGATAACCTCTAAATTCCTGTGCCACCACCAGTATTTTTCATGTCCTGCTAGATGGGATATTATCCATCACTAGCTATGGTTTAGATCCAATTTAAGCTttgagtgagttttttttttaaggggaagtcaacctaccCCCCCAAaacttcttgacaataatatgttttatgcagccccgctTGTCTAAATATGGTAGTGTGTTTAGTggtatatgagttaagcagcaaaacccagccgtttttatccatatccATATAGACTAGTAAAGTcacatattattatcaagaagttattaaggttgacttccactttaaattctttatttatgaTAATTGCAGACCAGTGTGAACAAGTGTTGAATCCCTGTCCGCTGTAGTGAGGTTGAATTTTCCAACAGTAGTACAGTATGttaaaatgcaacaacaacaacaacaacgacaaaAAACTTAAATTGCATAAAAGAGTCAATAACACACTACCAAGAAGTTGTCATCATTCATGCATGTAAggcaaaggttaaaaaaaaaatcctacccCGATCTATATATTTTAAGTCACTGTTGTCTCTATATGTGTCCATGGTTCCTGGCCCTGCTAGTTCCTCTACATTCAAGATGTGCTACAGTGGAGAGCGCAGGCCACTCCGGACCATCAGCTGTTCCTTGTTCTCAATGCCAAGGTACCTCAGGACATCCAATTACTATCTCAGCTCTCAAATGAAAAGCAAGTCttatatttgaataaattacATAATATAATTCAAAGTGTATGAATTCCGCTACAGTGCTGTCCCATGATTGGCTGGCTTTTAAGGCACTACCATGGCCGTAGCAACTTCAATTGATCGTGATTTCACTCAGCATGTACGCATCAATGCATATCATTTGTGATGTGATGTGTAAGGTTATCCGTGATGGCAAAGTGGATCACTGATTCAGACTCAGACTGTAGCGTGTGTATTAGGACCCGACATGGCTGCGTTGACACATTTGCCACGTGCTTCTTTAGGGCACGGTGGCGAGTGCGGCGTCCTGCCTACAGCTCCACAAGCGGGCCGAGCGGGTGGCCGCAGCCCTGATGGGACGTCTCAACACCGGTGACCACGTCGCACTTGTCTACACGCCAGGTATTCACAACAGAGCCTTGaggctcctctttttttaatataatcagTCATCTCAACAGCCTGTGAAAGCAGTAAagctatgttcacactgcatgtcttaatgctcaattccgtTTTTGGGGTGACatccgaatttttttttaggagtaagtgttcacattacctattaattgcgacctctGCCTTTCTGCTGTGTGAACATATGTGTCCcaaaagtgacccgcatgcgcagaagaagaaaaaacgtcactcacaacgctgtgtttgcggaagtaaatacgtatggtccaACGTTTtgtcggggctcatatttttaccatctcatatctacagagtgAGGGGAGAAGatagaaataataatttgtgaaaatgcggAGAGCCTGTTTGAGCTCCCCATCTCACGGAGAACCTCTCCTTTTTCTCACTCCTGACGATGAagtcacgtcattgccgcgcataaataaatgagtaaatTACTAATATCATCACAAGTGTCAACTttatgtttcaagtgggattaaattaaagtctaATATAAAGTCACTACTAttactcgaaacaactttgctGATTCACTTACGTctcggatatatgcgacctggccaTTCAGACTGCGGtggcattgcaaaaattcggatacgtatccgatctgGGACCACACATGAAAGTGACCTAGGtcaaataggaaaaaaatgtgaactgaGCTGTtaagactgacataaaaaagtcgGATACAGGTCCcatttgggggagaaaaaaaaatccgatctgggtcgcatttgtCTGCAGTGTGAACGTCGCTTAAGTGGCTTTGTTTCTGCGCAGGGATCGACCTTATTGCCACCTTCTATGGCTGCTTGTATGCTGGCTGTGTCCCAGTGACGGTCAGACCGCCACATCCGCAGAACCTGGCCACCACCCTTCCCACCGTCAAGATGATTGTTGAGGTAAGTCGACCggggttgggaaaaaaaattattaaagacAATGCCTTTTTCAAGATGACTCGTGCGTGTGTGGGTGGTAAAGAATGGCCAGTGGTGGTAGTGGTATTTCATTCTCAACTGCTGAAATATAGACTATTGATTACtacaggttgttttttttttactacatagTCCATTTTACAATTCACACTTACTGTAGCTTTATTTACATGAAGCACGATGCAGTCAGTGGTCTATCCATGTGTTACAGGTCAGTAAGTCAGTGTGCATCTTGACCACTCAAGCAATAATGAAGCTACTGAAATCCAAAGAGGCCGCCGCTGCAGTGGACGTCAAGAGCTGGCCAATGGTCCTTGACACAGGTGAGCTACAATACACACGGACGCTTTTACTTCATGTTCTCCCGCTGACAAATTTGAGTTCTAAATTTGTCGATTCAGATGACCTCCCCAGGAAGAAAAGCCCTCAGATTTACAAGCCCCCAACTCCAGAGATGTTAGCATACCTTGACTTTAGCGTTTCCACCACGGGCATCCTAGCAGGAGTCAAGGTGGGTGCTGGAGATACTaaggattgtttttattttatttttcatttttacaaattgtcTTTATGGTATGGCTGAATCTCATTTGGTCTATTAGATGTCCCATGCAGCCACTGGTGCCTTGTGCCGCTCCATCAAGCTGCAGTGTGAGCTTTACCCTTCTCGCCAGATAGCCATCTGTCTGGACCCATATTGCGGCCTGGGCTTCGCTCTCTGGTGCCTGTGCAGGTGAGCCATTGTCATACATTAGGGCTGTGCAagtaattgaaattcaattacaactccacaattacaaaatcagcataatcgtaaaaaaaaagattattaatacaaatttttgagttgtttatacagtacaggccaaaagtttggacacatgacaggttactttgtagattcttactgaaggcatcaaaactatgtatgaactgatgtgtagttatgtatttaacaaaaaaaaaaggtgaaataactgaaaacatgttttatattatagattcttcaaaaaagCCATCTTTTGCCCCTGGTTCcgtttttgcatactcttggcaTTCTTACCGCTAAaaactccttaaagactgttgaATAACCCTTTCAGATGACTGACTTACCTTTTGAAGGTCATCGAGaaaatgccaagaatgtgcaagaaagtaatcagagaaaagggtgaCTATTTATTGATggacttattttattattgtcacctttttttgagtacataactccacatgtgtttgttttgatgccttcagtgagattctacaatgtacatagtcatgaaaataaagcaaatgtattgaatgagaaggcgtgtccaaacttttggcctgtactgtatatatacatttgcacctttttcctTGCATACTTATTGTGTTTCAAATAATCTTATTTctcttaatattttgtttttgttttttacgtttaaacattttcttgttttgtaccaaaaaaataaatgatcgtcttACTCCACAGTGCACAtgcaagtttttgccaacataaataaatgaatatatattagtataaatgtatattataaaggaacttacataattatagtgtttctatttttttttaattgttcttaatatttttaaatgcttaaacatgttcttgttttgtaccgaaaaaaataatcgtttgaataatcatgatttcaattattgccaaaataatcataattattatttttcccataatcgagcagccctaccaTACATCATATCACAATTTTACTGTTTACTTTATTGAccgtatgtcttttttttttttttttcaggggagctcagtattgttcattcgatttgacatcatcattgctctcctttttttttaaaaaacaaataaattaaaaaaaattaataaatgttttttttattattattattttttaaatatacatacatatatatacatatacacatatatatatatatatatatatatatatatttttttttttttgtatgtgggtgagtatgtgtatgtgcgtgtgtgtgtgcgtgcatgcgtgcgagtgtgtgtgtattcatcagttcacctaaagcccattaaaaaaagtcccatactaataatataatataataataaattgccaaatgcagaaacatcaatgtaagttatcacgatgtagtggctctcgctaacagacagaattaagtaaccagaattaggttaaaaaattctatatacgtagaccatgtttctataaattgaCCGTATGTCTTATATCACTCcatatatgtttgtgtgttgcAGTGTGTACTCTGGCCACCAGTCCATTCTGGTTCCCCCTCTGGAACTGGAAAGCAACGTTTCTGTTTGGCTGGCCGCCGTCAGCCAGTACAAAGTGCGCGTCACTTTCTGCTCCTACTCAGTCATGGAAATGTGCACCAAAGGCCTGGGCTCGCAGACGGAAGCACTACGGGTGAGTGTGACTCGTTTCAAGATcaaatataagaaaataaagaaaacacaactcATTTTCATCAATTCTATCATGTTTTTTGCCTTCTTTAtcaaattgaaaaattaaaaagtcatttttaataacATGTCTCCTTAAgtattgaaataaatgtgtaaCTCTTTTCCCGTGTACAGCTGCGGAACGTCAACCTGTCGTGTGTGCGCACGTGCATGGTGGTAGCGGAAGAGAGGCCTCGCATAGCTCTCACGCAGTCCTTCTCCAAGATCTTCAAGGACCTGGGGCTTTCGGCGCGCGCCGTCAGCACCACCTTCGGCTGCAGGGTGAACGTGGCCATCTGTTTGCAGGTTAGCATACGTCAGGCAGGACTTGACCTGTTTCTTAACTGCGTGCATGGGGAGAAATTGTTCCACGGAAAAGCTGTACAACAACATTTGGTACACCAGCACAATCTTGAGATGCTCACTCACTTATGATTGACGCTGTCGAGAAtggtagtaaaataaataaataaattaggggttgtcaggtgattaatttttttttttttttataattaatcgcatgacttcaatagttaactcacgattaattgcaaattttagatctgttctaaatgtacaataaaatacttttttctaagttttcatactcttgttgacataaaagtggaaaaaatgttaaaactaatagaaatatgtctgcatcttttGGTCCTTGATAcagtcaaaattaaaaagtttgatgttaatttgtgttggtcattatcctgccactagatggcataattgcatttgtgagacattggtgacagctcagtgcatttttcttttcataataacAGCTATCTAATCATGAAGTTACAAATGatccacatttttaaaattgtaaaatacagcttgaccccagtctccacaaatatatgcgttattattaaatttattactgctaaattttcacGTGGATGTGCCTGCTGAGTTGCGAttggaattctcccagtactgctggcttttcaagtaaggggcagtcattaaccGTGCGTTTAAAAAGAATTAGTGGCTTAAAGAaacattaaattaactcaaaattaacacattcattttgacacccctaaaaaaatttataaaaagttTAGACATGATCTTGTGTTAGTGATAGCTGgactggaccttttttttttttttttaaacaaagtctaggtattatttttagattgtgcaagtgtacctaatgttgtgactgTCTATCCTGTGCCAATgtttaaatgtgattattttgggTCTAAATTCATTTCCTCTCTGGATTCTttctttgtttagttttgtgtgcatgtgttgtgtTGGAGTGTGCGTCCACGTGTATACataaacacataaaaatgtattttatttatgtgtccCGTCAGCCCAACAGGTTAGGGAAACTGATGGAGCAGGTACTGTCAGACAAGAGTGGTTGCTTGCTCTTTTGGGGGGGGCTGTTGCTGTTTTTCCAtgcgtgtgtgtctgcgtgttTGTCTCTgccttcatgtttttttctttatcgtGACAAGAAATCAGCTCCATTTTGCTACAAACTTGTTTGCGGCCAGGTCTGCTATTCTCTCTGCATCGGCTGCCTCTCGGATGCCTTCATGCCGCCTGCGCTGCTTTACATTAGAGCAAGGAATCGAGGAATATTTTCAGTAATATTTGAACTTCAACAAGTCAACCACTACATGtgtatataaaattaaaatacatataggAAAGTTAATGTATTTTAGTGGTTCAACGTGAAACTCCCATATTATACACATCACAATAAAGCACATTTTGATTGAAAAGACCAACTCCTAACtagattatttatatttattttctttataatcaTGATTATACTCTTGTTTGTAATAGATCTAATAagtttcactttaaaaaaaaaaaaaccttatgaAAAAGCTTTCCATTGTAATCTAGGTCAGtagttcagaattttttttt
It encodes the following:
- the LOC144060242 gene encoding disco-interacting protein 2 homolog A-like isoform X2; its protein translation is MAERSAGLLTVTLEPTPAVAMTLPAEVRAKLAELELELSEGDITQKGYEKKRGKLLAPYIPQIQGVDPALQLDSRIQASSQAVLSASKHNKSRAANARDERFRSDLHTEAVQAALAKYKERKMPMPSKRRSVLVQSSVEACTPPDTSSASEDEGSLRRKGRLANSTPNQSHSHPAVEHWFNRVIQGSSTSSSASSTSSHPGGRSVTTSTNANSIPLNANTKATALADLMSHTHIDNHIAPPDVTGLSERSSLHVEQSHIASVRGVSRSYNHHTSIMETADGVPVNSRVSSKIQQLLNTLKRPKRPPLREFFVDDFEELMDVQQPNPNQPKPEGQLMCPLEGDPLGVVTNWPPSLTAALQRWGTTQPKSPCLTALDNAGKPVYTLTYGKLWTRSQKLAYTLLNKLSTRSEPLLMPGDRVALVFPNNDPVMFMVAFYGCLLAELVPVPIEVPLTRKDAGSQQIGFLLGSCGVTLALTTDACQKGLPKAQTGEVATFKGWPRLLWFVTDGKHVVKPPKDWHPPIREASNEIAYIEYKTSKEGSTMGITVIHSAMLAHCHALTQACGYTEAETITNVLDFKREAGLWHGVLTSVMNRMHVISIPYSLMKVNPLSWIQKVHTYKAGVAVVKSRDMHWSLLAQRDQRDISLSSLRMLIVADGANPWSISSCDAFLNVFQTRGLRPEVICPCASSSEAMTVAIRRPPEMGVPSPGKAVLSMAGLSHSVIRVDTEEKLSVLTVQDVGQVMPGALVCVVRAEGTPYLCQTDEVGEICVSSRCTGAAYYGLQGMTKNIFETTPVTSTGIPVSDKTFTRTSLLGFVGPDSLVFVVGKMDGLMVVSGRRHNADDVVATALAVEPMKFVYRGRIAVFSVSVLHDERIVVVAEQRPDASEEDSFQWMSRVLQAIDSIHQVGVYCLALVPANTLPKAPLGGIHISETKQRFLEGALHPCNVLMCPHTCVTNLPKPRQKQPEVGPASMIVGNLVAGKRIAQACGRDVTQLEDNEQFLYIQDVLQWRAQATPDHQLFLVLNAKGTVASAASCLQLHKRAERVAAALMGRLNTGDHVALVYTPGIDLIATFYGCLYAGCVPVTVRPPHPQNLATTLPTVKMIVEVSKSVCILTTQAIMKLLKSKEAAAAVDVKSWPMVLDTDDLPRKKSPQIYKPPTPEMLAYLDFSVSTTGILAGVKMSHAATGALCRSIKLQCELYPSRQIAICLDPYCGLGFALWCLCSVYSGHQSILVPPLELESNVSVWLAAVSQYKVRVTFCSYSVMEMCTKGLGSQTEALRLRNVNLSCVRTCMVVAEERPRIALTQSFSKIFKDLGLSARAVSTTFGCRVNVAICLQGTAGPDPTTVYVDMRALRHDRVRLVERGSPHSLPLMESGKILPGVKVIIANTETKGPLGDSHLGEIWVSSPHNATGYYTVYGEEALHADHFNTKLSFGDTHTVWARTGYLGFLRRTELTDASGERHDALYVVGSVDETLELRGMRYHPIDIETSVIRSHKSIAECAVFTWTNLLVVVVELEGSEQEALDLVALVTNVVLEEHYLIVGVVVVVDPGVIPINSRGEKQRMHLRDGFLADQLDPIYVAYNM